Below is a window of Salvelinus alpinus chromosome 5, SLU_Salpinus.1, whole genome shotgun sequence DNA.
TCTGGCTACTAAGCAAACACTAGTAACATAATAAACATAAAATGTAAATAAGCTAATTTGTCGTATATGGATGAATGGGCCCTAGAAACCAGATAGAAACTGATAATGGTGCATGTGACTTCAGTTAAGTTTTGGTTAGCCACAGATGTCGAAACCAAGTACTTGCTCAATGGCTTTCCATATCTGGGGAAAGATGAAACCGGGCAAGCGGGTGAGCAACTGTCTGGTTTTGAGACTCGTGGAGCCTTACATGTGCAAAGGCAGAAATGTGACCAAGGACAACTTCTTCACATCAAATTCCCTGGCTGACAAGTTAATTGCAAAGTAGACTAGCCTGCTAGGAACAGTGAACAAACAAAGGCGGGAGCTGCCACCCTCTGCGCAGAACAACATACCAGCGGAGCTGTACTCCACATCAGTGATGGAGATTGGTAAAGCAACACTCACAGTGTACAGATGTATAATAAATAAGAGTGTTTGCATCGTCAGCACAATGCATCCCACTGGATCTGGTATGTGAGGTTCGTGATCCGCCAAGCAGGCCGCCATGGAAGCAGGTCCTGCGCTTCCTCTTCTCCATGCACCACAGCTCCCACTCGGGGAAAATCCCACACAATGTCAAGTTGGCAGGTGCAAACGAAACAAGGCCCATGAATACTGTGTGCATTGCAACCGATTTGTTTGTGGGGGCTTGCTCAAACAAAGCTCCGAATCTGTGTGCTGAATGTGGACCCCAAGCATAAAGAGAAGACGCGATTAATTCATGTTTAAAGGCACAAAACAGTATCAGATGCAGTCAACTGTTTTTATATCTTGTTATGAAAATATTTCCATGACTATTTATTTATGCAATTAATCCTTTACAATTGTTCATGCACTGGTGCTTTCGTTCAGTAATACAGCACATCGTTTCACCTGCACACCTGGCAGGATATATTATTATTGCAATCTATTTTGTTTCTACTTTGTCAAAAGAAGCCGTAACTAGACTTGATTAATTACTATAACTCTATTAGTAATCGAATCTACACGTTTAGTTGATCAAATGGAATACACTGTAATGTTTTTATTGTAAGGGAAACTAAAATTGGCTATAGGCCTGTGTTTTTTCTAGGACTTTGTAGAATTATACAAAACATATGTTTGACTCTAAACAAATAACTATTGTTGTCATTTTTATTGATATATTCCCATAAATATTTCTGCATGCAATGAGTCCTTTACAATAGTTCATACACTATTTATCAAGCATTTATTTAAGTATGTTTGCGCACCTTGCGGGTTGATATGGGAAGGGaaatggaaagggggatacctagccagttgtacaactgaatgccttcaactgaaatgtgtcttccgcatttaccccaactattctgcccttgagttgcgttcccatgcaaaactagacagatagctaacaactaagtcttcaataaaactcccaaggcgtaacttttcttgaatgaatatattgtaaacgtttatgttgtaaaactgcaaaacacagaaaagaatatactttagtattcaattcacaccaacatactgtagctgtacattatacatttgaagttgcatgaatacaaagcacgtgctacggtaccatgcatctggcatgatgccaaaccatatagctaattgctttctcatatggtaattgactaactcctttcattactctaataatgtacaaccatctatgtagaataacaaggcatattacactagaaacagtaacaaaaatacagtattgtatattttacaattcgtttgcatgacgcacgagcaaagtaatacagctaacatcatacatgaaaggcattgcaatttgtgagtaaatgcaaccaaccaacattgatatgtaagaaactctatcaataacaagattatcatcattagctaaatgcttgaatcgaacttacaaacaaatattttccaaggctgaagcgtgacaagaaataactacactgaaagacctgcaccgtagcgttgtttttagctgcttctaagcgtgcagaacgaattctctacttcctgtttgtgtacactctaagtaccagaaagctccactagggggcaaataacatcatggaacacaatgaaaatccattttaactattgtaataaaataatctgttaccttctaacaggatggcagcacactcCCCGCCTGGTATAATGAAATTGTgccactatgaaataaaacatatcaaGAAACAAATAATGTCCTTTCTATTTTTATCTTTTGTCTCTAGGATGCTTCAGAAAGAAGAACAACAATCTCTGAGATTGGTCTCAGAAACACCTTAGCAGCTCCTTGCTTGACAATTTTTAGTTCTACTTTCCTAACCTTTTTGTCAGTACTGGGAAATGTTTTGACCACAAGCCCGACTGGCCAGTCATTTCTGTGTGCCTGACTATCTTTCAATAAGACAACATCTCCCACTTTTACATTTGGCTTTTCTGCTGTCCATTTTCTGCGTCTCTGCAGCGTTGTCAGGTACTCCTGTCTCCACCTTTTCCAAAAGGTGTCAGCGAGACACTGGACTTGCTTCCACTGTTTTCCATGAAGGTCGTTCATGCTGAAGTATCCAGAAGGGGCTGAGGTAGCGCTGGTCTTTTGTGTCAGTAACATTGAGGGTGTGAGAATGGCAGGCATGTCAGGGTCCGTTGACACTGACACTAGGGGTCTCGCATTGATTATTGCCATAACTTCAGACATAAGAGTGCTCAAGACCTCATGTGTGAGACGAGTGGAGCCCGTCTGAAACAGCATAGCATCAAGGATACGTCTGGCAACCCCAATGAGTCTCTCCCAAGAACCACCCATATGAGACGAGTGTGGAGGATTAAATATCCAAGTACATCCCTTATCTGAGAGGTATTTAGTCAGTTCTGAGTCATTTGTGTCGATACTCAGTTCCCTGCAGGCACCTATAAAGTTTGTACCTCGATCAGAGCGTAGCACTTTTGCTGCACCACGGATAGAGAAAAAACGCCTCAGCGCGTTGATGAAGCTGGATGTGGACATAGATTCGATGAGCTCGATATGGACTGCTCTAGTAGACATACATGTAAAGAGCACCGCCCAGCGCTTGGAGTCTGCGCTACCACCTCTAGTGCGACGAGTTATGACAttccatggtccaaacacatcaagtcCAACGCTGGTGAATGGTGGTTCAGATGAGAGTCTGTCTGCAGGCAAGTCAGCCATCTTTTGGTCAACTAACCTTCCTCTAACCTTGCGGCAGGTGACACACTTGTGAATGATACCAGAGACCAGACGTTTGCTCCCAATAATCCAGAAGCCTGCTGCTCGAATAGCTCCATCTGAAAAATGCCGGCCCTGGTGAGCCACTTGCTCGTGATAATGTCTTACCAGCAGGGTGGCGACATGATGTGTCCGTGGGATGATGAGAGGATGTTTTTCGTCTTGTGACATGTCGGCGGAGGATAAGCGGCCTCCCACCCTCAGCAACCCATCCTTATCAATCACTGGGTTCAGTTTTTTGAGTGTACTTTGTTTAGGGAACTCTTTTCCTTTTTCAAGGCATTTGAATTCCTCTCTGAAGGCTTCATGTTGCACACAGTGAATGATTGCTGTTTTGGCTTGTGACAACTCACTTGTACCGCATGGTTTATTACAGTCATGCCAGCCTCTGCAGCTGGTGTTGTCCGCACCTTCATGGAAGGATCTGGCAACATGAATGAGTCGTGCTGTGGCTTGATTGAGAGCTTTCCAGCTTGAGAACCTCTCAAAGCGATGAGAGCCGAGTTGAGCTCCAGAAACCTTAGAGGCGAAGACAGTGACGTCTGGTCGAATCTCTGCGTCTGCGTGAGGCTCTACAAGGTCAAAATTTATGTTCTCAGGCTCACTTGAGTTTGTTTGGGTCAGGAAAGGTGGACCTGAGAACCAACTGGTGTACTTTAAGAGCGCAGCAAATATAGGCCTGGTTGCATGGTCTGCTGGATTGCTGTCAGTGTTTACATAACACCACTGATCTGGATGGGTAGACTTCCTGATGCGAGTTACCCTATTGGCAACATACACATAGAATCTTTTGGTGACATTGTGGATGTAACCGAGAACTATCTTACTGTCTGTGTAGAACTTGGCCACATTTACATCAATGTCAATTTCGTCTCTGATCAGTTCATACATCTCAACAGCTAGCAAAGCCGCACACAGTTCTAGGCGTGGGATAGTGTGGGCCGGACGAGGGGCcaattttgatttccccatgacaaATCCAACATGGCATTGACCTTCCGAGTCAATAACTCTCAGGTAGGCTACCGCTCCTATGGCTACTGTAGAGGCATCCGAGAAGATGTGTAGCTCTCTTCTTTGAGTGGTAGACAAGGAGACTGGGATGTAGGTCCGCTGAATATACATATGTTCCAACTCCATCAAAGAATCCTTCCACATTTTCCATTTCTCTTCTTTTTCTGGGGGAAGAGGGGCATCCCACTCACTCTGATCAGAAGAGAGTTCTCTGATTAAGGCTTTACCTTGCATTGTTATTGGAGCCACGAACCCAAGGGGGTCATAAAGACTATTCACTGTGGACAGGATGCCTCTCCGCGTAAAAGGCTTCTCATTGTGGGACACCTGGAATGAGAAGCTGTCTGTTTCCAGGTTCCAGGAAAGTCCCAGACTCCGTTGAAAGGGGAGAGGATCCACTCCTAGGTCCAGATCTTTTAAGTCTTTTGCACGGTCCTCCATAGGGAAGGCTTCCATAACTGTTTTGCTATTGGATGCAAtcttgtgtagtttcatgttggaCTCCGCCAACATTGCTTGTGTTTTTCTTAGAATGTTGATAGCTTCTTCTGTTGTAGCTACTGATGTCAGCCCATCATCGACGTAGAAGTTCCTCACTACATATTGCTTGGGTTCTGATCCATGTTCCTTCTCACCCTGTAGCGCTGCTCGTCTCATGCAGTAGATGGCTACGGCTGGTGAAGGGCTGTTCCCAAATACATGGACTTTCATCCTGTACTCAGTTATGTTTCTATCTGGATTGTTGTCTTCATACCAGAGAAACCTTAAGTAATCTCTGTGATCCTCACGTACACCAAAACAGTAAAACATTTGTTGCACATCTGCTGTTAGTGCAATGCAATCCTTGCGGAAGCGCATTAGGACACCCAAGAGTGTGTTGTTTAAGTCTGGACCACTGAGCAGAACATCGTTAAGTGACACGCCTTGACACTTAGCACTGGAGTCAAATACTACTCTTATTTGTTCAGGCTTTTGTGGATGGTAAACACCAAATATGGGTAGATACCAACATTC
It encodes the following:
- the LOC139575130 gene encoding uncharacterized protein; the protein is MEDQQSTVQQPEPRVRQREMEEPLQHIGTKSQSTRSRSSKQSSRSSTVSSAAIKARAKADAARAQVSYAEKEASVMKQKAEIEASLLKQKADLEASLYVLQVERTAAAALAEAAAFEEAVGSERRELHKELDTGTQPLSPVQRTCEYVQQHARPYFAELPFEVEKQELSVDPATYHNPESSKQQNMSRDSPFKRNEQQHGVNGKQAHFQSHTQSVPESQVAPDLIKYLLRREMVSSGLLKFDDRPENYWAWKASFLNAIRDLNLSAREELDLITKWLGAESSEQANRIRSVHIFNATAGLNMVWQRLEECYGTPEVIENALLKKIDDFPKLANKDNHKLRELGDILLELECAKVEGYLPGLAYLDTSRGVNPIVEKLPFSLQEKWIAQGSKYKEDYRVAFPPFSFFSRFIRNQAKTRNDPSFTLYTATNQVSMKSEKPARYSSKTPVTVYKTDVSSEPSDHQTKPSKTKIENPDHQCPIHNKPHPLKKCRGFRYKTLDERKSYLKENGICFRCCGSTQHRAKDCKVSIKCSECDSDRHLAALHPGPAPSNTDTATAEKEHGGEQGDDALLSVTSKCTEICGEAVNPRSCSKICLVKAYPAGKREKAVKMYVVLDEQSNKSLAKTEFFNLFNINDNSAPYTMKTCSGVTETSGRRAVNFMVESIDGHMQLSLPTLIECDMMPDDRTEIPSPDIAYHHPHLQPVMDKIPAVDPDAPILLLLGRDILRVHKVREQINGPHDTPYAQRLDLGWVIVGEVCLGTAHRPANVNVFRTNILQNGRTSYLSPCPDIIQVKENYNSVAQKHISPSTMHSRDPNTTVNTDNLGCSVFDKTQDDDKPAPSVEDKAFLDIMDKQVFQDDGNNWVAPLPFRPTRRRLPNNREQAINRLTSLRRTLDKKPDMKRHFIDFMQKMLDNDQAEPSPPLEGDKECWYLPIFGVYHPQKPEQIRVVFDSSAKCQGVSLNDVLLSGPDLNNTLLGVLMRFRKDCIALTADVQQMFYCFGVREDHRDYLRFLWYEDNNPDRNITEYRMKVHVFGNSPSPAVAIYCMRRAALQGEKEHGSEPKQYVVRNFYVDDGLTSVATTEEAINILRKTQAMLAESNMKLHKIASNSKTVMEAFPMEDRAKDLKDLDLGVDPLPFQRSLGLSWNLETDSFSFQVSHNEKPFTRRGILSTVNSLYDPLGFVAPITMQGKALIRELSSDQSEWDAPLPPEKEEKWKMWKDSLMELEHMYIQRTYIPVSLSTTQRRELHIFSDASTVAIGAVAYLRVIDSEGQCHVGFVMGKSKLAPRPAHTIPRLELCAALLAVEMYELIRDEIDIDVNVAKFYTDSKIVLGYIHNVTKRFYVYVANRVTRIRKSTHPDQWCYVNTDSNPADHATRPIFAALLKYTSWFSGPPFLTQTNSSEPENINFDLVEPHADAEIRPDVTVFASKVSGAQLGSHRFERFSSWKALNQATARLIHVARSFHEGADNTSCRGWHDCNKPCGTSELSQAKTAIIHCVQHEAFREEFKCLEKGKEFPKQSTLKKLNPVIDKDGLLRVGGRLSSADMSQDEKHPLIIPRTHHVATLLVRHYHEQVAHQGRHFSDGAIRAAGFWIIGSKRLVSGIIHKCVTCRKVRGRLVDQKMADLPADRLSSEPPFTSVGLDVFGPWNVITRRTRGGSADSKRWAVLFTCMSTRAVHIELIESMSTSSFINALRRFFSIRGAAKVLRSDRGTNFIGACRELSIDTNDSELTKYLSDKGCTWIFNPPHSSHMGGSWERLIGVARRILDAMLFQTGSTRLTHEVLSTLMSEVMAIINARPLVSVSTDPDMPAILTPSMLLTQKTSATSAPSGYFSMNDLHGKQWKQVQCLADTFWKRWRQEYLTTLQRRRKWTAEKPNVKVGDVVLLKDSQAHRNDWPVGLVVKTFPSTDKKVRKVELKIVKQGAAKVFLRPISEIVVLLSEAS